The following proteins are encoded in a genomic region of Arachis stenosperma cultivar V10309 chromosome 4, arast.V10309.gnm1.PFL2, whole genome shotgun sequence:
- the LOC130975465 gene encoding uncharacterized protein LOC130975465, with protein sequence MIRHVPRERNTRADLLSKLASTKPGEGNRSLIQGMMREPAVTLHLSRLGPSWMDPNTSFLENGKLPDDEKDATKLRREAAKYVIIQGQLFKKGLNQPLLKCLHPDQTNYVLRKVHEDCCGHHIGGKALTRKLIRAGYYWPSMMADSKEFVRKCAKCHENASFHRAPASELSLLTSSRPFSQWGVDLLGPFPIGPGQVKGRAAGQHILIQLQEIHVEAGDNTVRDPGDRYLGQRHTVYRQEVHRVPHRPGYKTEVLLGRAPPNKRTGGVREQDYPSSTKDTPFRLTYGLDAVIPVEIGEPSPRLLLKGVGKTVEKDLIDEAREMAHLTETALKQRMALRYNTKVLKREFEPNDLVLRRNDIGLPTPGVGKLAANWEGPYRIKEVMGKGTFKLERLDGKEVPRTWNANNLRRFYS encoded by the exons ATGATCCGCCACGTGCccagagaaaggaacacacgggcagaTCTCCTATCAAAACTGGCCAGCACCAAACCGGGAGAAGGTAACCGATCTCTCATCCAAGGTATGATGAGGGAGCCGGCGGTCACTCTGCACCTATCAAGGCTAGGACCCTCATGGATGGACCCCAACACCAGCTTCTTAGAAAACGGCAAACTTCCCGACGACGAAAAGGATGCCACGAAACTGAGAAGGGAAGCGGCCAAGTACGTGATCATCCAGGGACAACTATTCAAGAAAGGACTCAACCAGCCCCTACTGAAATGCTTACACCCCGACCAGACAAACTACGTCCTCAGGAAAGTCCATGAAGATTGCTGCGGACATCACATTGGGGGCAAAGCCTTAACAAGAAAGTTAATCCGAGCTGGGTACTATTGGCCATCAATGATGGCAGACTCTAAAGAATTCGTCAGAAAATGCGCCAAGTGTCATGAAAACGCCAGTTTCCACAGGGCACCGGCCTCCGAGCTAAGCCTGTTAACGTCTTCCCGACCATTCTCACAATGGGGAGTCGATCTCTTGGGGCCCTTTCCAATTGGTCCTGgacaagtcaa agGCCGAGCCGCTGGCCAGCATATCCTCATCCAATTGCAggaaattcatgtggaggcaggtgataacaCGGTTCGGGATCCCGGAGATCGTTATCTCGGACAACGGCACACAGTTTACCGACAAGAAGTTCACAGAGTTCCTCACCGGCCTGGGTATAAGACAGAAGTTCTCCTCGGTAGAGCACCTCCAAACAAACGGACAGGTGGAGTCCGCGAACAAGATTATCCT TCTTCCACCAAGGATACCCCTTTCCGACTAACATATGGGTTAGATGCGGTAATACCCGTGGAAATCGGGGAACCGAGCCCGCGACTACTTTTGAAAGGAGTGGGGAAAACCGTGGAGAAGGACCTGATAGATGAAGCCAGAGAAATGGCCCACTTGACGGAAACAGCGCTGAAGCAAAGAATGGCCCTAcgctacaacaccaaagtgctcaaaAGAGAGTTTGAACCGAACGATCTCGTCCTAAGGCGTAACGACATCGGCTTACCGACCCCGGGAGTAGGCAAGCTGGCGGCAAACTGGGAAGGTCCCTATAGAATCAAAGAAGTGATGGGTAAAGGCACTTTCAAGTTAGAAAGGCTCGATGGCAAAGAAGTCCCAAGAACGTGGAACGCGAACAACTTGagaagattctactcctag